The genomic DNA AAGGAAAGCTCCCCACTTGTATACAATTGGGGAGCTTTTTGGTTAATCGTTACTAATTTGAAAATGGGAATAAATACATATTAACGTTTTATATAATAAGTTTGTTAAAATAAAATGAGAGTTTATATCATTTGATAGAAAAACAGAAATGAGGAGGCAGAGAAAATGCCTGAGCAACACACAAAAGGGGATACGAGCACAATTGTGCTAGAAAAAGAAAATGAGCATTTAACGCCTCAAGAATGCGATATTCTTGGCGAAATTGCAAATATATCATTTGGTTCAGCTTCGACTGTATTATCAACAATCTTAAATAGGCAAGTAAGCATTACTGCTCCTCGCATAGAATTGGTAGATTTATATGATTCAAGCGACGTCGAAGTTCCACACGTTGTATTAAACATTCATTTTACAAAAGGATTAGATATGGAAAACCTTCTTGTCCTTAAGCAAGATGTTGCATTATCCATTGCTGATTTAATGATGATGGGAACAGGTGAAGTGGAAGATGGAAAAGAACTTGGTGAATTAGAGCTAAGTGCTGTACAAGAAGCGATGAATCAAATGATGGGGTTCGCAGCTACATCTATGTCAGAATTCTTTCAAGATACAGTAGATATGTCTCCGCCGACAATTAAAGTTGTAAAGTTATCAGAAGAAATGGAGAAAATTTCTGAGATTGATGGGAATCAAACGATTGTTAAAGTATCGTTTGATTTAAAGATAGATAATCTTGTAAACTCTAAACTTGTGCAAATTGTTTCAGTTGAACATGCGAAACAAATGGTAAATAAATTAATGCAATTATCTGGTGGAGTAGAAGAAAAAGATGAGCCAGCAGAAGTAGTGGAAACTGAGATTGTAGAAGAACAAGTTGAAAAAGAGCATTTAACTCAAGAAGAGAAAGATGTCCTTGGTGAAATTGCAAATATTTCAATTGGTTCCGCTTCAACAGTATTGTCAACACTATTAAATCAGCCAGTTACAATTAGTACGCCCAATGTAGAATCAATCAATGTTCGTCATTATGACGGAGTACCAGTCCCGTTTGTTATTTTAAATGTTGATTTTGTTGAAGGACTAAAGAATGAGAATGTATTCGTATTTACGAAAGATGTCGCTTTAACAATGGTAGATTTAATGATGATGGGAACAGGGGAAGTTGATCCAGAGAAGGAGCTTAGTGAATTAGAACTGAGCGGTATTAAAGAAATCATGAACCAAATGATGGGGCATGCTGCAACGGCGATGTCAGAAATGTTTCAAGAAAAAATGGACATGACACCGCCAAATGTTAAATTCGTAACGTTAAAAGAAGAAATGGAATATTTGGGAGAGTCAATGAAAGTGGACGAACTCGTTCAAATTACGTTTAACCTTGAAATTGGCGACCTGCTTCAATCGAAAATGTATCAAATTTTACCGATTTCAGAAGCGAAAGAAATGGTAAGAAGACTTCTATATCCAATGGTGGAAGAGGAAGAAGAGATTGTTACGGAAGAAATTGAAGAAGAAAAAATTGTAGAACCTGTTGTGCAACCTATTGAATTTAAAGAAGTAAAACAAATGGAACCAGTATACATGGACACATCCATCTTACAAAATGTAGAAATGAATGTGAAATTTGTATTTGGAAGCACAGTGAAAACAATTCAAGATATTTTAAGTTTACAAGAGAATGAAGCGGTTGTACTAGATGAGGATATTGACGAGCCAATTCGTATTTATGTAAATGATGTATTGGTGGCGTATGGTGAACTTGTAAATGTAGATGGGTTTTTCGGAGTAAAAGTGACGAAATCGCTATAAGTCGTTGAAATAGGAGTTTGAGCTAGTAGATGAAAAACGTAAAGTTTTTTCTAATGAGCTGGTTATTTATAAATGTGTGTCTGTTCTTCCCTCTGCAAAGTCAGGCGGAAGAACAAATTGAGCCAGATCAAAAACTAAATGAAATGAATGTACAAGAAGAAAACAAAGAAGTTCAAGAGCAGCCAGAGCAAGTGGAAGTGAATCAAGGTAAAGAGGAACAACAAGAAGTAGCAAATGAACAAGAGGTCGAAAAAAAGATAGAGACGGATCAAGGGGTTATTACAGTAAATAAGCCGGAATTAAAAGTTGGCGAAGAAGTGCGGGTTATTGTAGAGCCGAAAGAGCAAAATGTTCAAAGTATAAAAGGTATTTTGCGCTTGCCAAAAAACGGCGATCAGTATGAACAAGAAAGAATGCTATCGTTTAAGTATGAAGAGGAAACAAAGCGATGGATTGCTAACTACAAAGTCGAGATTTTTGATTTGCAAGGTAATTGGAACCTGCAGCTCATTCAAAGCTATAAAGAAAATGAGAAAGAAGAACTCACTGAAAATGAAGTGAAAGTCCCGCTCGTTCAGATTAAAAATGAAACGCCAACTATAGATAAAGAATTGCCGAAGTTACATACAGTTACTATTGATGAAGCGAAAGAGAAGTTAATTGAACGGAAACAAGGCGATTCTATACGTGTGCGAGTGAAGGCGGCAGACAAAGAATCGGTTGTGAAAGAGGTCCGCGTGACATTAAAGGGGAAAGAAAATAAAGAGACTACATTTTTATTAGATTACAATAAGCGCGATATGGATTGGCAAAAAGTATTTGAAATAACGGATGCGTTGCCAATTGGCTCATACGAATTACTTGTAGAGATAGTGGATGCGGCCGGAAATAAACTGGTTGAGGAAAGTGAGTATATCGTTTCTGTTTTGGAGCAAAAAACAGAAGATGATAAAAAGATAGAAGAACGAGAGAATGAAGATAAATTAGAGGATAAGAAAGAAACGGATGAGAAAGAAACTGAGAAGCAGGAAGACTCGAAAGTAGAGATCCCGCTTCTGGAAGAAAAACCGCCAGTTGTTCAAATT from Bacillus basilensis includes the following:
- a CDS encoding flagellar motor switch protein, producing MPEQHTKGDTSTIVLEKENEHLTPQECDILGEIANISFGSASTVLSTILNRQVSITAPRIELVDLYDSSDVEVPHVVLNIHFTKGLDMENLLVLKQDVALSIADLMMMGTGEVEDGKELGELELSAVQEAMNQMMGFAATSMSEFFQDTVDMSPPTIKVVKLSEEMEKISEIDGNQTIVKVSFDLKIDNLVNSKLVQIVSVEHAKQMVNKLMQLSGGVEEKDEPAEVVETEIVEEQVEKEHLTQEEKDVLGEIANISIGSASTVLSTLLNQPVTISTPNVESINVRHYDGVPVPFVILNVDFVEGLKNENVFVFTKDVALTMVDLMMMGTGEVDPEKELSELELSGIKEIMNQMMGHAATAMSEMFQEKMDMTPPNVKFVTLKEEMEYLGESMKVDELVQITFNLEIGDLLQSKMYQILPISEAKEMVRRLLYPMVEEEEEIVTEEIEEEKIVEPVVQPIEFKEVKQMEPVYMDTSILQNVEMNVKFVFGSTVKTIQDILSLQENEAVVLDEDIDEPIRIYVNDVLVAYGELVNVDGFFGVKVTKSL
- a CDS encoding transglycosylase, yielding MKNVKFFLMSWLFINVCLFFPLQSQAEEQIEPDQKLNEMNVQEENKEVQEQPEQVEVNQGKEEQQEVANEQEVEKKIETDQGVITVNKPELKVGEEVRVIVEPKEQNVQSIKGILRLPKNGDQYEQERMLSFKYEEETKRWIANYKVEIFDLQGNWNLQLIQSYKENEKEELTENEVKVPLVQIKNETPTIDKELPKLHTVTIDEAKEKLIERKQGDSIRVRVKAADKESVVKEVRVTLKGKENKETTFLLDYNKRDMDWQKVFEITDALPIGSYELLVEIVDAAGNKLVEESEYIVSVLEQKTEDDKKIEERENEDKLEDKKETDEKETEKQEDSKVEIPLLEEKPPVVQIPKKEEKVNDPIKEPLIEKEKITYFIKEPLTDNKEVNKAKAQKDKDNKNNNQVVSKKKEKKEEPEEKKEAKSEQGIEASNVFAIMSGLFVLFLVLKSNKEWG